In a single window of the Allobranchiibius huperziae genome:
- a CDS encoding F0F1 ATP synthase subunit gamma, with protein MAGQMRVYRQRIRSVQSTKKITRAMELIAASRVVKARQAVNKSTPYALALTRACSAVATHSNTDHVLTTERDNPQNAGVVIFTSDRGLAGAYSVNALKKSAELVEKLTNEGKQVSPYLLGRKAIGYYRFRRREATKTWEGFSDSPTFEVAREIGERVVEDFRKGAENGGIDEVHLVYTRFQNMVVQEPVVLRLLPLEISDSDDVDGDGQADAVAPLYEFEPSPEQVLDALLPKYVTARIFNALLQSAASELAARQRAMKSATDNAEELIKTYSRLANQARQAEITQEISEIVGGASALEDAS; from the coding sequence ATGGCAGGGCAAATGCGGGTCTACCGACAGCGCATCCGCTCGGTGCAGTCCACCAAGAAGATCACCCGCGCGATGGAGCTCATCGCCGCGTCCCGGGTGGTCAAAGCGCGTCAGGCCGTCAACAAGTCGACCCCGTACGCGCTGGCACTGACCCGTGCGTGCTCGGCCGTGGCGACCCACTCCAACACCGACCACGTGCTCACCACCGAGCGTGACAACCCCCAGAACGCGGGCGTCGTCATCTTCACCAGCGACCGCGGCCTCGCGGGCGCGTACTCGGTGAACGCGCTGAAGAAGAGCGCCGAGCTCGTGGAGAAGCTCACGAACGAGGGCAAGCAGGTCTCCCCGTACCTGCTCGGCCGCAAGGCCATCGGCTACTACCGGTTCCGCCGTCGTGAGGCGACAAAGACCTGGGAGGGCTTCTCCGACAGCCCCACCTTCGAGGTGGCCCGCGAGATCGGCGAGCGCGTCGTGGAGGACTTCCGCAAGGGAGCCGAGAACGGCGGCATCGACGAGGTGCACCTGGTCTACACGCGCTTCCAGAACATGGTCGTGCAGGAGCCGGTGGTGCTGCGACTGCTGCCGCTGGAGATCAGCGACTCCGACGACGTCGACGGCGATGGCCAGGCGGACGCCGTCGCGCCCCTCTACGAGTTCGAGCCCAGTCCCGAGCAGGTCCTCGACGCGTTGCTGCCGAAGTACGTCACGGCACGCATCTTCAACGCGCTGCTGCAGTCGGCCGCATCCGAGCTGGCCGCCCGCCAGCGCGCGATGAAGTCCGCGACCGACAACGCCGAGGAACTCATCAAGACCTACTCCCGCCTCGCCAACCAGGCGCGCCAGGCGGAGATCACCCAAGAGATCAGCGAGATCGTTGGCGGGGCCAGCGCGCTCGAAGACGCCAGCTGA
- the atpD gene encoding F0F1 ATP synthase subunit beta, protein MSTVATPEKDQTAPEAGGVGRIARVIGPVVDVEFSVDSMPEIYNLLTLEVDLTGENIEGEGKTHINLEVAQHIGDNMVRAISLQPTDGVVRGAPVQDTGGPISVPVGDVTLGKVFNATGDCLNLKDGEKLDITERWGIHRRSPAFDQLESKTQMFETGIKVIDLLTPYVQGGKIGLFGGAGVGKTVLIQEMIARVARDHGGVSVFAGVGERTREGNDLMVEMEEAGVLGQTALVFGQMDEPPGTRLRVALSALTMAEYFRDEQNQDVLLFIDNIFRFTQAGSEVSTLLGRMPSAVGYQPTLADEMGVLQERITSTRGHSITSMQAIYVPADDYTDPAPATTFAHLDATTELSRDIASMGIYPAVDPLSSSSRILDPRYIEQDHYDTAVRIKGILQRNRELQDIIAILGIDELSEEDKVLVNRARRIQRFLSQNTYVAKQFTGIEGSTVPLSETIEGFTKIADGDYDDTPEQAFFMCGGLEDVERRAKELHEQGD, encoded by the coding sequence ATGAGCACAGTTGCCACCCCAGAGAAGGACCAGACCGCCCCTGAGGCCGGCGGCGTCGGCCGGATCGCCCGCGTCATCGGACCCGTCGTCGACGTGGAGTTCTCGGTCGACTCGATGCCCGAGATCTACAACCTGCTGACCCTCGAGGTCGACCTCACCGGCGAGAACATCGAGGGCGAGGGCAAGACCCACATCAACCTCGAGGTCGCCCAGCACATCGGCGACAACATGGTCCGCGCGATCTCGTTGCAGCCGACCGACGGCGTCGTGCGCGGCGCCCCGGTGCAGGACACCGGCGGCCCGATCAGCGTGCCCGTCGGCGACGTCACCCTCGGCAAGGTCTTCAACGCCACCGGTGACTGCCTGAACCTCAAGGACGGCGAGAAGCTCGACATCACCGAGCGCTGGGGCATCCACCGCCGCTCGCCGGCGTTCGACCAGCTGGAGTCCAAGACCCAGATGTTCGAGACCGGCATCAAGGTCATCGACCTGCTCACGCCGTACGTGCAGGGCGGGAAGATCGGCCTCTTCGGTGGTGCCGGTGTCGGCAAGACCGTGCTGATCCAGGAGATGATTGCCCGCGTCGCCCGCGACCACGGTGGTGTCTCGGTGTTCGCCGGTGTCGGTGAGCGCACCCGTGAGGGCAACGACCTGATGGTCGAGATGGAGGAGGCCGGCGTGCTCGGCCAGACCGCCCTCGTCTTCGGCCAGATGGACGAGCCGCCGGGCACGCGTCTGCGCGTGGCCCTGTCGGCGCTGACGATGGCGGAGTACTTCCGTGACGAGCAGAACCAGGACGTGCTGCTCTTCATCGACAACATCTTCCGGTTCACCCAGGCCGGTTCCGAGGTCTCCACGCTGCTCGGCCGGATGCCGTCCGCGGTGGGTTACCAGCCGACGCTGGCCGACGAGATGGGCGTGCTGCAGGAGCGCATCACCTCCACCCGCGGCCACTCGATCACCTCCATGCAGGCGATCTACGTGCCGGCCGACGACTACACCGACCCGGCGCCCGCCACGACGTTCGCGCACCTGGACGCCACGACCGAGCTCTCGCGTGACATCGCCTCGATGGGTATCTACCCCGCGGTGGACCCGCTGAGCTCCAGCTCGCGCATCCTGGACCCGCGCTACATCGAGCAGGACCACTACGACACCGCGGTCCGGATCAAGGGGATCCTGCAGCGCAACCGCGAACTGCAGGACATCATCGCGATCCTCGGTATCGACGAGTTGTCCGAAGAGGACAAGGTGCTGGTCAACCGGGCCCGCCGGATCCAGCGCTTCCTGTCCCAGAACACCTACGTCGCCAAGCAGTTCACCGGCATCGAGGGTTCGACCGTGCCGCTCTCGGAGACGATCGAGGGCTTCACCAAGATCGCCGACGGCGACTACGACGACACCCCCGAGCAGGCGTTCTTCATGTGCGGTGGCCTCGAGGACGTCGAGCGCCGAGCGAAGGAACTGCACGAGCAGGGCGACTGA
- the atpA gene encoding F0F1 ATP synthase subunit alpha codes for MTELSIRADEIRDALEGYVSSYEPGAAAREEVGRVSDASDGIAHVEGLPSAMTNELLRFEDGTLGLALNLDVHEIGVVVLGEFDGIEEGQEVKRTGEVLSVPVGDAFLGRVIDPLGHPIDGLGDIKPDARRALELQAPTVVQRKSVHQPLMTGIKAIDAMTPIGRGQRQLIIGDRKTGKTAIATDTIINQKANWESGDPEKQVRCIYVAIGQKNSTVAEVRGALEEAGAMEYTTIVNASAGEPAGFKYLAPYTGSAIGQHWMYDGKHVLIVFDDLSKQAEAYRAVSLLLRRPPGREAYPGDVFYLHSRLLERCAKLSDELGAGSMTGLPIIETKAGDVSAYIPTNVISITDGQIYLQADLFNSNQRPAVDVGVSVSRVGGAAMTKALKAVTGSIKVDLAQYREMQAFAMFASDLDAASRRQLARGERLMQLFRQPQNAPYPLEDQVVSIWAGTTGQIDDIEPEDIGRFEREFLEYLRREDKGTLDSIRETQKFDDDSRSALESAIKKFKQQFEPTAKKGDSGPGTESHDEIDSNEVDQAKIARQKSKQD; via the coding sequence ATGACGGAGCTCTCGATCCGCGCAGACGAGATCCGGGACGCCCTGGAGGGATACGTCTCCTCCTACGAGCCCGGCGCCGCCGCGCGCGAAGAGGTCGGCCGGGTGAGCGACGCCAGCGACGGCATCGCCCACGTGGAGGGCCTTCCCTCGGCCATGACCAACGAGCTGCTCCGCTTCGAGGACGGCACCCTGGGTCTGGCCCTGAACCTCGACGTGCACGAGATCGGCGTCGTCGTCCTCGGTGAGTTCGACGGCATCGAGGAGGGCCAGGAGGTCAAGCGGACCGGCGAGGTGCTCTCCGTGCCCGTCGGCGACGCCTTCCTCGGCCGGGTCATCGACCCGCTCGGTCACCCCATCGACGGTCTGGGCGACATCAAGCCCGACGCGCGCCGCGCCCTGGAGCTGCAGGCGCCGACCGTCGTGCAGCGCAAGTCGGTGCACCAGCCGCTCATGACCGGTATCAAGGCCATCGACGCGATGACCCCGATCGGCCGCGGCCAGCGTCAGCTGATCATCGGAGACCGCAAGACCGGCAAGACCGCGATCGCGACCGACACGATCATCAACCAGAAGGCCAACTGGGAGTCCGGCGACCCGGAGAAGCAGGTCCGCTGCATCTACGTCGCTATCGGCCAGAAGAACTCCACCGTCGCCGAGGTCCGCGGCGCCCTGGAGGAGGCCGGCGCGATGGAGTACACGACCATCGTCAACGCCTCCGCGGGTGAGCCGGCCGGCTTCAAGTACCTCGCGCCGTACACCGGCTCGGCCATCGGCCAGCACTGGATGTACGACGGCAAGCACGTCCTCATCGTCTTCGACGACCTGTCCAAGCAGGCCGAGGCCTACCGCGCCGTGTCGCTGCTGCTGCGTCGCCCGCCGGGCCGCGAGGCCTACCCCGGCGACGTGTTCTACCTGCACAGCCGGCTGCTGGAGCGTTGCGCCAAGCTGTCCGACGAGCTGGGCGCCGGGTCGATGACCGGTCTGCCGATCATCGAGACCAAGGCCGGTGACGTCTCGGCGTACATCCCGACCAACGTCATCTCGATCACCGACGGCCAGATCTACCTGCAGGCCGACCTGTTCAACTCCAACCAGCGTCCCGCCGTGGACGTCGGCGTGTCGGTCTCCCGCGTCGGTGGCGCGGCCATGACCAAGGCGCTCAAGGCCGTCACCGGTTCGATCAAGGTCGACCTCGCGCAGTACCGCGAGATGCAGGCGTTTGCGATGTTTGCCTCCGACCTGGACGCGGCCTCACGCCGTCAGCTGGCCCGTGGTGAGCGGCTCATGCAGCTCTTCCGCCAGCCGCAGAACGCGCCGTACCCCCTGGAGGACCAGGTCGTCAGCATCTGGGCCGGCACGACCGGTCAGATCGACGACATCGAGCCGGAGGACATCGGCCGCTTCGAGCGGGAGTTCCTGGAGTACCTGCGCCGCGAGGACAAGGGCACCCTGGACTCGATCCGCGAGACGCAGAAGTTCGACGACGACAGCCGCAGTGCGCTGGAGTCGGCAATCAAGAAGTTCAAGCAGCAGTTCGAGCCCACCGCCAAGAAGGGCGACTCCGGCCCCGGCACCGAGTCGCACGACGAGATCGACAGCAACGAGGTCGACCAGGCGAAGATCGCCCGGCAGAAGAGCAAGCAGGACTGA